The DNA region CGTCTAAGAGCATGGCTATCCTGTCGCCGGTTTGCTTGGCGCAGGTCAGATCATGTGTTATGATGATGGATGATGTATTGTAACGCTGCTGCACCTCGTTAATCAGGTCATTGATTTCGATACAGGTGATAGGGTCGAGGCCGGCGGTGGGTTCATCATACAGCATAACCTCAGGGTTCAGGATCAGTGTGCGTGCAATGCCGATACGCTTACGCTGCCCGCCCGAAAGCTCAGACGGCATCTGGTTAATGGTTTGCGAAAGTCCAACCGCGTCAAGTACCGTTTCAACCGCGGTGTTGATCTCCCCGCGGGTAAGGTTACGTTTGTTACGCACCAACGGGAACTCCAGGTTTTTACGCACGGTCATACTATCGTATAAAGCACTGTTCTGAAACGAAAAGCCTATACGGATGCGTAATTTCTGTAAGTCATCTTCGGTAATATGAGCGATATCCTGGCCAAATACTTTTACCATGCCCTCATCGGGCTTAAGCAGGCCCGATATGATCTTGATCAATACCGACTTACCTGTACCTGAGCGGCCAAGCACCACAAGGTTTTCGCCCTGGTAAAGGTCAAGGTCGATACCGCGGAGCACGGCATAATCCTGGAAAGCTTTTTTTAAGCCCCTGATGCTGATAACCGGGTTATTATGATCTGCCTGTACTGCTGCCTTTTTCATATCTCCATAAATTAGCGGAACCAGCCGGTTATCTGTACAATAATAACTTCTTCAATAAACACCAGGAACATGGCGGTAATTACCGCGCCGTTTGCCGCTTTACCTACGCCTTCTGTTCCTTTGTTTGAATTGTAGCCCTGGTAACAGCCTACAATGCCAATAGTAAAGCCAAATACAATTGATTTTATAAGCGATGCCACAAAATCGGTAAAGGTTAATGGCTCAAAAACTTCCTGTATAAAAGTTGTCCAGGTGGTGCCTTCGTTCATGGTTACATTTAAATACCCGCCAAATAAAGCCACAAAGCCTGTATAGGTTGATAAAATTGGAATAGTAAGCGTGGTAGCCAGTACGCGGGTACATACCAGGTATTTAAATGGTTTGGTGCCGGATACTTCCATGGCGTCTATCTGCTCGGTAACGCGCATCGATCCCAATTCAGCCCCTATACTTGAGCCTACTTTTCCGGATGCTATAAGTGCGGTAACCAATGGCGCCAACGCACGCATAATGGCTATGGATACCAGCGAGGGCAACCACGATTCGGCGCCAAATTGTGATAATGAAGGCCTTGATTGCTTGGTAAATATCACCCCTACAATAAAACCCGTAACCGATATCAGGGTAAATGAACGTACGCCTACTTCATAACACTGGCGTATAACTTCCTTAAGTTCAAAAGGCGGTACAAAAGCTTCTTTAAAAAAGCGGATGATAAACTGGTTTATGCGATAAAGCGTTAAAAAAAAGTCGCTCAGGCTTTGTTTAAGCTTCACGAATCTTTTGTTTGTATGCCTGGTTATGCTTTGCGTATTGTCCATTAAAAATGTACTTGTATATGCGTACGGTTACTCTACAAAACCCGCAGGTGTTTGTTTGCCGTACTGCGTTTTATTTCATTAAGATACTTAGGCAACTTTTTAAATCGTTTTAAAAATAGTTTGTTTAATTTGGTAAAATGACATAAAAGTATTAGGTGCCGATGCTTTATTTTGAGCGTTTACAGTAGCAATTTAAACGTTTTTGGTAATTTAAAACTAAATAATGAAAAAAAAGTATTATATCTTGCCCGTGCATTAAATGTACATTTGATAATAAATCAATTATAAAATGCTGTAGCAAAAGGCCGGCCAAAATCTCTGCCGGCAAATTATCAATACAGTATTAATGACAGATTAAATTACGGCTAAATAAACCTTTGACCGTTTGGGTTAAATGTTTAAACCAATTTGTCTGCAAACCTAAAAGTTAAAATTTATATAGCGCAGTACAGTCCCTAAAATATTAGTTAATGAAGTGTAAAATTTTGATAAGTTGCCTTATATTATACTGTATTGCCGGGCATTTTAAAACGCGCTGCCAAATTCATGTGAGTTTTCACGGCTTGATATTAACAGCAGGTTATCAGATACTGGGGCGAACTTTGATTTTGCCATATAAATAACGTTAAACCCTACAGGCACATTTTAATTGGTTACAGTGCTGTAAGGGGGCATAATACGCAATGAGGTAACGAAAATTAATAATTAATTGTTTAATTGACATTTTGAAAGTATAAAAGTGTTAAATTAGTATCATTAATTAGTAAACTTATTTTTTGGGATTTTATGACTACAAGTAATGTAATGCGGGAGATAACTCCACTAACGCCAAGTGATTGTTTTACTATTTTTTCGAGGGTAAAAAAGAAATTTGACTTTCCGCTTCATTATCATGACGAATACGAGCTTAATTTAATTATCAACGCCAAGGGAGCCAAAAGAGTGGTAGGTGGCCATATTGAGGTTATTGAAGAAGTAGAGCTTGCGCTGATAGGCCCAAACTTATACCATGCCTGGTTTACGCACCAATGTCAAAGCGAAGATATAACCGAGGTTACAATTCAGTTTCATAAGGATCTGTTTGATGAAAAATTTTTGAAACGTAACCAGTTAAGTTTTGTAAAAAGCATGCTGGAGCGCTCGCAAAGGGGGATCTCTTTCTCATCGGAAACCATTTACGCGCTTAAGGACAGGATTCTGCAGCTGGATAAAAAAAGCGGTTTTGACTCTGTATTGGAGCTTCTGTCCATTCTTCATGACCTGTCAATTTCCCGCAATATGAAAATGCTGTCGGATCCAAGCTTTACAAACGAGAAGTTTTACTACAACAGCCGCCGCATTGAAAAAGTGTTTGAGCACATGAATATTAACTATAACAAGCAAATCACCCTTGCCGAAGTAGCTAAAATTGCCAATATGCCCGAAGCTTCATTTAGCAGGTTTATTAAAAAGCGCACGGGCAAAACCTTTATTGACAGTTTGAACGAGATCAGGCTTGGGCATGCTTCCAGGATGCTTATTGACTCCACGACCACCGTGGCCGAAATTGCCTATAAATGCGGCTTTAACAATATCTCCAATTTCAACAGGATCTTTAAACGTAAAAAAATGTGTATCCCCAAAGAATTCAGGGAAACCTATACCGGAAACCGCGTATTTATTTAACTGGTATTTATTTGGCTTTGTGGCTGGTTAAAAATGTATCAGCCTATCGATAAAGTTAAATATAAGGTTAAAAAAGTATTATAAAGTTGCTGATAATAAATTCATTTTTGAGTAATGACAGTTACGATCAGAATTTAAGAATTTTCAGAATGCTTGAACGCCACCGTATCAGCCTTTATGTACCGGATTATTTTAATTCTGTTAATTCAAAAATTCTGTAAATTCTGATTCAGACAAGATGAAGTTACACTTACTTGATGTTGCCATTATAGTTTTATACCTGCTGAGCACCATTTTTATTGGTTTATGGTACCGTAAAAAGGCCCGCGAAAATAAGGAAAGCTATATGCTGGGCGGTAAATCTTTACCCTGGTATAAACTGGGTTTAAGCGATGCCTCCGATATGTTCGACATCAGCGGCACCATGTGGATGGTAAGCCTCTGCTTTGTTTATGGCATGAAAAGCATCTGGATCCCCTGGTTGTGGCCGGTATTTAACCAGGTGTTTTTAATGATGTACCTGTCGCGCTGGCTGCGCCGCTCAAACGCGGCAACAGGTGCCGAGTGGCTGGCAACGCGCTTCGGTAAAACCGGGCCGGGGGTAACAGGGTCAAATGTGGTAGTTATCGCTTTCGCGCTGTTAAGCTGTTTTGGCTTCCTGGCTTATGGGTTTATTGGTTTGGGCAAGTTCATTGAAATATTTATCCCCTGGGATTTGGTTAAAGCTTATGTGCCTTTCAGCGTGGCGCCTCAGTATGTACCGCATATGTACGGGATCATATTTACGTTGTTTGCTATGTTTTACTCTATCATAGGCGGTATGCACAGTATTGTACTGGGCGATATGATCAAGTATGGCATCATGACGGTAGCCTGCGTATGGATCAGTTTCATAGCTGCAGGCAAACTCAGCGGCAACCACCTCAATGTGCCCGATGGCTGGTATAGCCCTTTTTTTGGTAAAAATCTGGGTCTCAGCTGGACGGGGATCATCAACGAGGTAAATAATAAGATCAAAGAAGATGGTTATTCGCTGTTCGGCCTGTTTTTTATGATGATGACTTTTAAAGGCTTCTTCGCGGCAGTGGCCGGGCCTGCACCTAATTATGATATGCAAAAGATCCTCTCCACCCGCTCGCCCGAAGAGGCCAGCAAAATGAGCGGCTTTGTAAATATCATCCTGCTGCCTATCCGTTATTCGCTCATTGTGAGTTTAACTATACTGGGCGTACTTTTTTATCATCAAATGGATTTGAAAGATGCCAAAGGAGCTATTGATTTTGAACGCATCCTGCCGGCCGTGATCAATAATTTTTTGCCGGTTGGTTTGGTTGGTTTGTTGCTGGCTGGTTTGCTTGGGGCTTTTATGAGCACCTTTAGCGGTACCATGAACGCGGCGCAGGCTTATATTGTGAATGATATTTACCTCAAATACATCAACCCAAAGGCATCTACCAAAAAAATCATCACCGCCAATTACCTGGTAGGCGTTTTTGTGGTAGCGGTAGGCGTGATACTGGGCTTTTTTGTAAAGGATGTTAATAGTGTGCTGCAATGGATAGTATCGGCACTTTATGGCGGTTATATAGCCAGTAACGTACTTAAATGGCATTGGTGGCGCTTTAATGCCAACGGCTTTTTTTACGGGATGCTTTCGGGGATTTTGTCAGCCATGATATTCTCGCTCATTATCCCTTCGGTCCAACTGTTGTACTGGTTCCCGGTGCTGTTTGCCATCTCGCTGGGAGGCTCGGTTATCGGCTCGTACGCTACGGCGCCAACGGATATGATCGTGTTGCGGTCGTTTTATACAACTGTAAGGCCATGGGGCTTTTGGGGCCCTGTTAAGGCTTTGGTAATGGAGAAAGATCCATCATTTGTACCCAACAAAAACTTTAAGCTTAACATGTTCAACGTGGTTGTGGGCACTATTACACAATGCTGCCTTACCATATTGCCCATGTACCTGATACTGGCACAAAAAACATCGCTTGTAGTTACCGTAGCTATGCTGGTGGTCACCATCGCCATACTGAAAAAAACCTGGTGGAATAAATTAAAAGACTATTGATAAAAACTATATGACGCAGGAATTTAACCAAAGGCTCGTTCAACTACAGGCCGAACAAGCGCAATTGATTAACCGGCAAAATCAGGTTGAGGAAACAGGCAACGGTATTTTTTGCCGGTTTAAATATCCTGTGCTTACTGCCGCCCATACCCCGCTTGAGTGGCGGTATGATCTTGATGCTAAAACCAACCCTCA from Mucilaginibacter sp. SJ includes:
- a CDS encoding AraC family transcriptional regulator, translated to MTTSNVMREITPLTPSDCFTIFSRVKKKFDFPLHYHDEYELNLIINAKGAKRVVGGHIEVIEEVELALIGPNLYHAWFTHQCQSEDITEVTIQFHKDLFDEKFLKRNQLSFVKSMLERSQRGISFSSETIYALKDRILQLDKKSGFDSVLELLSILHDLSISRNMKMLSDPSFTNEKFYYNSRRIEKVFEHMNINYNKQITLAEVAKIANMPEASFSRFIKKRTGKTFIDSLNEIRLGHASRMLIDSTTTVAEIAYKCGFNNISNFNRIFKRKKMCIPKEFRETYTGNRVFI
- a CDS encoding ABC transporter ATP-binding protein, encoding MKKAAVQADHNNPVISIRGLKKAFQDYAVLRGIDLDLYQGENLVVLGRSGTGKSVLIKIISGLLKPDEGMVKVFGQDIAHITEDDLQKLRIRIGFSFQNSALYDSMTVRKNLEFPLVRNKRNLTRGEINTAVETVLDAVGLSQTINQMPSELSGGQRKRIGIARTLILNPEVMLYDEPTAGLDPITCIEINDLINEVQQRYNTSSIIITHDLTCAKQTGDRIAMLLDGQFQRTGTFDEVFNTTDSRVKPFYDYNFIE
- a CDS encoding sodium:solute symporter family protein — its product is MKLHLLDVAIIVLYLLSTIFIGLWYRKKARENKESYMLGGKSLPWYKLGLSDASDMFDISGTMWMVSLCFVYGMKSIWIPWLWPVFNQVFLMMYLSRWLRRSNAATGAEWLATRFGKTGPGVTGSNVVVIAFALLSCFGFLAYGFIGLGKFIEIFIPWDLVKAYVPFSVAPQYVPHMYGIIFTLFAMFYSIIGGMHSIVLGDMIKYGIMTVACVWISFIAAGKLSGNHLNVPDGWYSPFFGKNLGLSWTGIINEVNNKIKEDGYSLFGLFFMMMTFKGFFAAVAGPAPNYDMQKILSTRSPEEASKMSGFVNIILLPIRYSLIVSLTILGVLFYHQMDLKDAKGAIDFERILPAVINNFLPVGLVGLLLAGLLGAFMSTFSGTMNAAQAYIVNDIYLKYINPKASTKKIITANYLVGVFVVAVGVILGFFVKDVNSVLQWIVSALYGGYIASNVLKWHWWRFNANGFFYGMLSGILSAMIFSLIIPSVQLLYWFPVLFAISLGGSVIGSYATAPTDMIVLRSFYTTVRPWGFWGPVKALVMEKDPSFVPNKNFKLNMFNVVVGTITQCCLTILPMYLILAQKTSLVVTVAMLVVTIAILKKTWWNKLKDY
- a CDS encoding MlaE family ABC transporter permease translates to MDNTQSITRHTNKRFVKLKQSLSDFFLTLYRINQFIIRFFKEAFVPPFELKEVIRQCYEVGVRSFTLISVTGFIVGVIFTKQSRPSLSQFGAESWLPSLVSIAIMRALAPLVTALIASGKVGSSIGAELGSMRVTEQIDAMEVSGTKPFKYLVCTRVLATTLTIPILSTYTGFVALFGGYLNVTMNEGTTWTTFIQEVFEPLTFTDFVASLIKSIVFGFTIGIVGCYQGYNSNKGTEGVGKAANGAVITAMFLVFIEEVIIVQITGWFR